In Parcubacteria group bacterium, the following proteins share a genomic window:
- the lgt gene encoding prolipoprotein diacylglyceryl transferase — protein sequence MFSFYQHLPELVNPIAFLIGNFSVRWYSLMYLAGFCVVYGLLMYRVRKDERLSKIFNFQFSIFNKIPNTEYRIPYSIIIDFLLYSFIGLIAGGRLGYVLFYNLGWYIKNPLTIISPFDSSGNFIGIFGMSYFGGLIGIIIATIIFCRKNEINFWRWADFVVPAIPAGYFFGRIGNFLNGELYGKAANSFLGMYFGDGILRHPTQLYEALLEGLLLFVILWFLRNKTKFSGTLFLLYIAGYGMVRFFVEFLREPENDFIFGMTRGQVLAFFAIITAGIAYAYGAKKHSYKEI from the coding sequence ATGTTTTCTTTTTATCAACATCTTCCAGAACTCGTTAATCCAATCGCTTTTTTAATCGGCAATTTCAGTGTTCGTTGGTATTCACTGATGTATTTAGCTGGTTTTTGTGTTGTTTATGGTTTGCTAATGTATAGAGTCAGGAAAGATGAAAGATTGTCTAAAATTTTCAATTTTCAATTTTCAATTTTCAATAAAATACCAAATACCGAATACCGAATACCATATTCTATCATTATCGATTTTTTGCTGTATTCTTTTATTGGACTTATCGCTGGCGGACGCTTAGGTTATGTTTTATTTTACAATCTAGGCTGGTATATAAAAAATCCATTAACCATTATTTCTCCTTTCGATTCAAGCGGAAATTTTATTGGAATATTCGGAATGAGTTATTTTGGCGGACTTATAGGAATTATTATCGCTACTATTATATTTTGCCGAAAAAATGAAATTAATTTTTGGCGGTGGGCGGATTTTGTGGTTCCGGCCATTCCAGCCGGATATTTCTTTGGAAGAATAGGGAATTTTCTAAATGGAGAATTATACGGAAAGGCTGCTAACAGTTTTTTGGGAATGTATTTTGGCGACGGAATTTTGCGCCATCCGACGCAGTTATACGAGGCGTTGCTGGAGGGTTTGTTATTATTTGTTATTTTATGGTTTCTGCGCAACAAAACTAAATTTTCAGGAACTCTTTTCTTGTTGTATATAGCGGGTTACGGAATGGTCAGGTTTTTTGTTGAATTTTTGCGAGAACCGGAAAATGATTTTATTTTTGGAATGACGAGAGGACAGGTGCTAGCATTTTTTGCGATAATAACGGCAGGGATAGCGTATGCTTATGGGGCTAAAAAACACAGCTATAAAGAAATATAA
- a CDS encoding UvrD-helicase domain-containing protein encodes MNDILAALNKKQREAVTITDGPILIIAGAGSGKTRTLTHKVAYLIREKKVRPGNILAVTFTNKSAGEMKERIIKLLTEENRVPSKYDLPLVGTFHSICAKILRKEIDKLGYERSFNIIDDHDQMSLMKKMFARLEISKDQFNPRAILEAISKAKNNLADPHQFSLGIGGYFEEVVSRLYSEYQNELKKNNSLDFDDLIMFVVKIFQKFPEVLEKYQNQFHYVLVDEYQDTNHSQYLLVNFLAKKYRNLCVVGDDWQSIYGWRQADINNILDFEKDYSEAKVISLEQNYRSSQVILDAAYGVISQNVFRKDKKLWTEKEGGQLITSYEAGDEVEEADFVAREILKSSGGKYSDFVVLYRTNAQSRILEEIFLKRSIPYKIVGGIKFYQRKEIKDVVSYLRFIKNPKDYLSLERIINEPKRGLGDKTIEKWVAIAKENKLDLLQAGTRLANFNNPILPAGRKDSIIKKIPDSKLEDISKFCEFIGRMRETMDRIDLTDFIQKVFSESGYEKYLQDGTMEGEMRWENVKELITVAQKYDKEEISNGQKLEEFLEEVALATDADKGEEVKDSVYLMTLHSAKGLEFSTVFIVGLEEGIIPHSRSMLSQIEMEEERRLMYVGITRAKEKAYLCFTRQRNIFGSTQINPPSRFLSEIPEHLLDNHESRIMNYDSDFEKNKKSIAHDSEFIIQKFKDGEHVHHPDFGDGVVISIQGDIITVAFKKNGIKKLALKFAPLKKI; translated from the coding sequence ATGAATGACATTCTAGCTGCTTTAAATAAAAAACAACGCGAGGCTGTGACCATTACCGATGGTCCTATTTTAATTATTGCCGGAGCCGGATCGGGAAAGACAAGGACGCTCACTCACAAAGTGGCGTATCTTATTAGAGAAAAAAAAGTTCGTCCTGGAAATATTTTGGCAGTTACCTTTACTAATAAATCAGCCGGGGAAATGAAAGAAAGAATTATTAAATTGCTGACAGAAGAAAACCGTGTTCCTTCAAAATATGACTTGCCATTAGTCGGAACTTTTCACAGCATTTGCGCTAAAATTCTCCGCAAAGAAATTGACAAACTTGGTTACGAAAGATCTTTTAATATCATTGACGACCATGACCAAATGTCGCTGATGAAAAAAATGTTTGCGCGTCTTGAAATTAGCAAGGATCAATTTAATCCAAGGGCGATTCTGGAAGCTATCAGCAAAGCGAAAAATAATTTGGCAGACCCTCATCAATTTTCTTTGGGCATCGGAGGATATTTCGAAGAAGTAGTTTCCCGATTATATTCAGAGTATCAGAATGAGCTTAAGAAAAACAATTCTTTGGATTTTGACGATCTCATTATGTTTGTGGTTAAGATATTTCAGAAATTTCCGGAAGTGCTGGAAAAATATCAGAACCAATTCCATTATGTCCTGGTGGATGAATATCAGGATACGAACCATTCGCAATATCTTTTGGTAAATTTTCTGGCGAAAAAATATCGGAATTTATGCGTAGTGGGCGATGACTGGCAATCGATTTATGGATGGCGTCAGGCGGATATTAATAATATTTTGGATTTTGAAAAAGATTATTCGGAAGCCAAAGTAATTTCTTTAGAACAGAATTATCGTTCCAGCCAGGTAATTCTTGATGCGGCTTACGGAGTTATTTCTCAAAATGTTTTTCGAAAAGACAAAAAACTTTGGACGGAAAAGGAGGGGGGACAGCTCATCACTTCCTATGAAGCTGGGGACGAAGTAGAGGAAGCGGACTTTGTAGCCAGAGAAATATTGAAATCCAGCGGGGGAAAATATAGCGATTTTGTTGTGCTCTACAGAACCAACGCTCAATCCCGGATATTGGAAGAAATATTTCTCAAAAGATCAATACCGTACAAGATTGTCGGCGGAATAAAATTTTATCAGAGAAAAGAAATTAAGGATGTCGTTTCCTATCTTCGATTTATTAAAAATCCGAAAGATTATCTATCGTTGGAGAGGATTATCAATGAGCCGAAGCGAGGATTGGGGGACAAAACAATAGAGAAATGGGTAGCGATAGCTAAAGAAAATAAACTGGACTTATTGCAGGCTGGAACGCGTCTTGCAAATTTTAATAATCCTATCTTGCCGGCAGGCAGGAAAGACTCAATAATTAAAAAAATCCCAGATTCAAAGTTAGAAGATATTTCAAAATTTTGTGAGTTTATTGGAAGGATGAGAGAAACGATGGACAGGATTGATTTAACCGACTTTATTCAAAAAGTTTTTTCAGAAAGCGGATATGAAAAATATCTTCAGGATGGAACGATGGAAGGAGAAATGCGATGGGAGAACGTCAAAGAGCTTATTACGGTTGCTCAAAAATATGATAAAGAAGAAATTTCCAATGGACAGAAATTGGAAGAATTTTTGGAGGAAGTGGCGCTGGCGACAGATGCGGATAAGGGAGAAGAAGTTAAAGACTCGGTGTATCTTATGACTTTGCACAGTGCCAAGGGTCTTGAATTTTCAACCGTTTTCATTGTTGGATTGGAAGAAGGAATAATACCACATTCCAGAAGTATGCTTAGCCAAATTGAGATGGAAGAAGAAAGAAGGCTGATGTATGTGGGGATTACCCGAGCCAAAGAAAAGGCCTATCTTTGTTTTACGAGGCAGAGAAATATTTTCGGTTCTACTCAGATTAATCCGCCGTCGAGATTTTTGTCCGAAATACCGGAACATTTATTGGATAATCATGAATCAAGAATTATGAATTATGATTCGGATTTCGAAAAAAATAAAAAATCAATAGCTCATGATTCAGAATTTATAATTCAAAAATTTAAAGACGGCGAACATGTCCATCATCCGGATTTTGGCGATGGAGTGGTTATCTCCATTCAAGGAGATATTATTACTGTCGCTTTCAAAAAAAACGGAATCAAAAAGCTTGCTTTAAAATTCGCTCCGCTTAAGAAAATTTAG
- a CDS encoding UbiA family prenyltransferase, with protein sequence MKRIMPKLEKMIQKIEECPSSLWILLSSFVSLILIRILIENWVTGENAHRSFFIFYEFFDSFLIAYLVSLWIIHKILKVSFKKAANILIWGYSVIIIPPLVDYVMSHGKGFWSFYTFDSLSGLIKRFFTFFGDRPDIGITYGVRAEILIAVLLILVYAYLKSKSILKSAFVSFLVYATLFILGTFPSWITIAVQGISIGFSKVTEIDAVQMFFSPFSLFSKDIYQVNDALIVKVNMIYLLIISAIILLGLFRYQKERFCSFLKNIRFPQVFYHGGLLIAGIGIGFAFSQKTVPINFFNALGFLVVLDAVILSWLASVVVNDIFDEKIDTKTNSYRPLIKKTFSLSEYKAMGLIFFAFSIYLASLVNLKISFLLIVYQGIAWTYSAWPMRLKRFAFVSTFVSSVASLMIFFAGYSLVTDSQIFLEIPFQIIILLIIAYTLSIPIKDFKDIEGDKGDEVYTVPVVFGEYWGKIIVASGILLSFLLSVILLNEFRLFWWAIILGGVSFWLVAKMRKSSSESLVNYRNIFWWILGTVSIYGIVLVRIVFL encoded by the coding sequence ATGAAAAGGATAATGCCAAAACTAGAAAAAATGATCCAAAAAATAGAAGAGTGCCCTAGCAGCCTATGGATCCTGCTTTCTTCTTTTGTCAGCTTGATACTAATCAGAATACTTATTGAAAATTGGGTTACAGGAGAAAATGCCCACAGAAGCTTCTTTATTTTTTATGAATTTTTTGATTCATTTCTTATCGCTTATCTAGTTTCACTTTGGATTATTCACAAGATACTCAAAGTAAGCTTTAAAAAAGCAGCTAACATTCTTATTTGGGGATATTCTGTAATCATAATTCCTCCCCTGGTTGATTATGTAATGTCTCATGGAAAAGGATTCTGGAGTTTTTATACTTTTGACAGCCTAAGCGGACTGATAAAAAGATTCTTCACTTTTTTCGGCGACCGTCCGGACATCGGAATTACCTACGGGGTAAGAGCTGAAATATTAATTGCTGTCTTGCTAATTCTGGTTTATGCCTATTTAAAATCAAAAAGTATTTTAAAATCCGCATTTGTTTCCTTTTTGGTATATGCAACCTTGTTCATTTTAGGAACATTCCCCTCTTGGATTACAATAGCAGTCCAAGGAATATCAATTGGATTTTCGAAGGTGACTGAAATCGATGCGGTTCAGATGTTCTTCTCTCCATTTAGCTTGTTTTCAAAAGACATTTACCAGGTTAATGATGCTCTTATTGTAAAAGTGAATATGATTTATCTCTTAATTATTTCCGCGATAATTCTTCTAGGACTTTTCCGATACCAGAAAGAGCGGTTCTGCTCTTTCCTAAAAAATATCAGATTCCCTCAAGTTTTTTATCACGGAGGACTGCTAATCGCCGGGATCGGAATTGGATTCGCGTTTTCCCAAAAAACAGTACCGATTAATTTTTTCAATGCTCTTGGTTTTCTGGTTGTATTGGACGCTGTTATTCTGTCCTGGCTAGCGTCAGTAGTTGTGAATGATATTTTTGATGAAAAAATAGATACCAAGACCAACTCCTATCGCCCTCTTATAAAGAAGACTTTCTCGCTTTCCGAGTATAAGGCAATGGGATTAATATTTTTCGCTTTTTCTATTTATCTTGCTTCCTTAGTTAATCTTAAAATATCCTTTCTTTTAATTGTCTACCAAGGAATTGCCTGGACTTATTCAGCCTGGCCGATGCGGCTCAAGCGTTTTGCTTTTGTTTCTACTTTTGTAAGTTCGGTTGCTTCTCTTATGATTTTCTTCGCAGGTTATTCGCTTGTTACCGATAGCCAAATTTTCCTTGAAATACCATTCCAAATAATAATTCTCTTGATTATTGCGTATACGCTATCCATTCCGATAAAAGATTTTAAAGATATTGAAGGCGACAAGGGAGACGAGGTTTACACTGTGCCGGTTGTTTTTGGAGAATACTGGGGAAAAATAATAGTGGCCTCGGGAATTCTTCTATCCTTTCTGCTTAGCGTTATCCTCCTTAACGAATTCAGGCTTTTCTGGTGGGCAATTATTCTGGGAGGGGTTTCTTTTTGGCTGGTTGCGAAAATGAGAAAAAGCTCCAGTGAGAGCCTTGTGAATTATAGAAATATTTTTTGGTGGATACTGGGAACGGTTTCAATTTATGGAATAGTTTTGGTTAGAATTGTTTTTTTATAA
- the rsmA gene encoding 16S rRNA (adenine(1518)-N(6)/adenine(1519)-N(6))-dimethyltransferase RsmA, which produces MPSKLGQNFLKNKDVVKRIVDSAGLNMEDFAVEVGPGKGILTEELAKVCKEVMAVEIDRDLISALRSKFEKNEKIKILEGDILGMNIEGIMSHKLRSKGYKVVANIPYYITSPLIRFFLENEFPPREMILMVQKEVAERITAKPGNHSILSLSVQYYANPELLFYVDKNNFDPVPEVDSAVIKILVDSQCLPINRKNADSFFRVVRAGFCAKRKTLNNNLSNSFHLSKKEAEEKLKTAGILGAARAQELDIEDWKKLARLFL; this is translated from the coding sequence ATGCCAAGTAAATTAGGTCAAAACTTTCTTAAAAATAAAGATGTCGTTAAAAGAATTGTAGATTCAGCCGGTTTGAATATGGAAGATTTTGCTGTGGAAGTCGGACCGGGAAAAGGAATTCTGACTGAAGAACTAGCTAAAGTCTGCAAGGAGGTTATGGCTGTAGAGATCGATAGGGATTTAATATCTGCGCTCAGAAGCAAATTTGAAAAAAATGAGAAAATTAAGATATTGGAAGGAGATATTCTCGGGATGAATATTGAAGGAATAATGAGCCATAAATTGAGAAGCAAGGGATATAAAGTAGTGGCTAATATCCCGTATTATATCACTTCTCCCCTTATTAGATTTTTTTTGGAAAATGAATTTCCTCCGAGAGAGATGATCCTGATGGTGCAAAAAGAAGTGGCGGAGAGAATTACGGCAAAACCCGGGAATCACAGTATCTTATCGTTGTCTGTTCAGTATTATGCCAATCCGGAGCTGTTATTCTATGTTGATAAAAATAATTTTGATCCGGTGCCGGAAGTGGATAGCGCAGTAATAAAAATTTTAGTCGATAGCCAGTGTTTGCCGATTAACAGAAAAAATGCAGATAGTTTTTTTCGAGTTGTGCGGGCGGGATTTTGCGCCAAAAGGAAAACCTTGAATAATAATTTATCCAATAGTTTTCATCTGAGCAAAAAAGAAGCGGAAGAGAAATTAAAAACAGCCGGCATTCTAGGAGCTGCTAGGGCGCAAGAATTAGATATCGAAGATTGGAAAAAACTGGCGAGATTATTTTTATAA